The Paracoccus sp. MA genome contains a region encoding:
- a CDS encoding pyruvate dehydrogenase complex dihydrolipoamide acetyltransferase: protein MPTEILMPALSPTMEEGTLAKWLVKEGDEVKSGDILAEIETDKATMEFEAVDEGKLGKILIAEGTAGVKVNTPIAVLLEEGESADDIGAAPKAEARPEATKAEAAPAPAAAAAPAPAAPKSAEGGRIFASPLARRIAAEKGIDLASVQGSGPHGRIVKADVEGAKPGAAKPAAADAPKAAAPAPAAAAPAGPSAETILKIYADRETEEVALDGMRRTIAARLSEAKQTIPHFYLRRSAKLDELMKFRAMLNKQLESRGVKLSVNDFIIKACALALQEVPDANAVWAGDRILKLKPSDVAVAVAIEGGLFTPVLKDAQQKTLSALSAEMKDLANRAKTKKLAPHEYQGGSFAISNLGMFGIENFDAVINPPHGAILAVGAGIQTPVVENGEVVVRNVMSMTLSVDHRVIDGALGAQLLEAIVKHLENPMGMLA, encoded by the coding sequence ATGCCGACAGAAATCCTGATGCCCGCGCTTTCTCCGACCATGGAAGAGGGCACGCTGGCCAAATGGCTGGTCAAAGAGGGCGACGAGGTCAAATCCGGCGACATCCTGGCCGAGATCGAGACCGACAAGGCCACGATGGAATTCGAGGCCGTCGACGAAGGCAAGCTGGGCAAGATCCTGATCGCCGAGGGCACGGCAGGGGTCAAGGTCAACACCCCCATCGCGGTGCTGCTGGAGGAGGGCGAATCCGCCGACGACATCGGCGCGGCGCCGAAGGCGGAAGCCAGGCCCGAGGCGACGAAAGCCGAAGCCGCCCCGGCACCGGCGGCAGCCGCGGCCCCTGCCCCGGCCGCGCCGAAATCGGCCGAGGGCGGGCGCATCTTCGCCTCGCCCCTGGCGCGGCGCATTGCGGCAGAAAAGGGCATCGACCTCGCCTCGGTCCAGGGCTCGGGCCCGCATGGCCGCATCGTCAAGGCGGATGTCGAGGGCGCCAAGCCCGGCGCGGCCAAGCCTGCCGCCGCCGATGCCCCGAAAGCCGCCGCTCCTGCCCCGGCGGCCGCAGCCCCCGCCGGCCCCTCCGCGGAAACCATCCTCAAGATCTATGCCGACCGCGAGACCGAGGAGGTGGCGCTGGACGGCATGCGCCGCACCATCGCCGCGCGCCTGTCGGAAGCCAAGCAGACCATCCCGCATTTCTACCTGCGCCGGTCCGCGAAGCTCGACGAGCTGATGAAGTTCCGCGCCATGCTGAACAAGCAGCTGGAATCGCGGGGCGTGAAGCTGTCGGTGAACGACTTCATCATCAAGGCCTGCGCGCTGGCCCTGCAAGAGGTGCCGGATGCGAACGCGGTCTGGGCGGGCGACCGGATCCTGAAGCTGAAGCCTTCGGACGTGGCTGTCGCGGTGGCGATCGAAGGCGGGCTCTTCACCCCGGTGCTGAAGGACGCGCAGCAAAAGACGCTGTCCGCCCTTTCGGCCGAGATGAAGGACCTGGCCAACCGCGCCAAGACCAAGAAGCTCGCGCCCCACGAATACCAGGGCGGCAGCTTCGCCATCTCCAACCTCGGCATGTTCGGGATCGAGAATTTCGACGCGGTGATCAACCCGCCGCATGGCGCGATCCTCGCCGTCGGTGCCGGCATCCAGACCCCGGTGGTCGAGAATGGCGAGGTGGTGGTCCGCAACGTCATGTCGATGACCCTCTCGGTCGACCACCGGGTGATCGACGGGGCCCTCGGCGCCCAGCTGCTGGAAGCCATCGTCAAGCACCTGGAAAACCCGATGGGCATGCTGGCCTGA
- a CDS encoding pyruvate dehydrogenase complex E1 component subunit beta, whose amino-acid sequence MATEILMPALSPTMEEGTLAKWLVKEGDSVKSGDILAEIETDKATMEFEAVDEGILGKLLIAEGTQGVKVNTPIAVLVEEGESADAVPAPKAEAPAEAPPAEARAEAPSAPAEAAAPAPAPVADQSPDWPEGTPMKTMTVREALREAMEEEMTRDETVFLMGEEVGEYQGAYKISQGLLDKFGPRRVVDTPISEIGFAGIGTGAAMAGLRPIVEFMTFNFAMQAIDHIINSAAKTLYMSGGQMGCPIVFRGPNGAAARVAAQHSQDYAAWYAQIPGLKVVMPYSAADAKGLLKQAIRDPNPVIFLENEILYGRSFEVPDLDDFTIPFGKAKIVRPGKDVTLVSFGIGMVHALEAAEKLASEGIEAEVIDLRTLRPIDYATLIESVKRTNRCVTVEEGFPVASIGNHLSAHIMENAFDYLDAPVINCTGKDVPMPYAANLEKHALITSDEVVAAVKKVTYR is encoded by the coding sequence ATGGCAACCGAAATCCTGATGCCCGCCCTGTCGCCGACCATGGAAGAAGGCACGCTGGCCAAATGGCTGGTCAAGGAAGGCGATAGCGTGAAATCCGGCGACATCCTCGCCGAGATCGAGACCGACAAGGCCACGATGGAGTTCGAGGCCGTCGACGAGGGCATCCTCGGCAAGCTGCTGATCGCCGAGGGCACCCAGGGGGTCAAGGTCAACACCCCCATCGCCGTGCTGGTCGAGGAAGGCGAATCCGCCGATGCCGTCCCGGCGCCGAAGGCCGAGGCGCCCGCCGAGGCCCCACCCGCCGAGGCCAGGGCCGAGGCTCCGTCCGCCCCGGCCGAGGCGGCCGCTCCTGCCCCGGCTCCGGTCGCGGACCAGTCGCCCGACTGGCCGGAAGGCACGCCGATGAAGACCATGACCGTGCGCGAGGCCCTGCGCGAGGCCATGGAAGAGGAAATGACCCGCGACGAGACCGTCTTCCTGATGGGCGAGGAAGTCGGCGAATACCAGGGCGCCTACAAGATCAGCCAGGGCCTTCTGGACAAGTTCGGCCCGCGCCGCGTGGTCGATACGCCGATCTCGGAAATCGGCTTTGCCGGCATCGGCACCGGCGCCGCCATGGCCGGGCTGCGCCCGATCGTCGAGTTCATGACCTTCAACTTCGCCATGCAGGCCATCGACCATATCATCAACTCGGCCGCCAAGACGCTTTACATGTCCGGCGGCCAGATGGGCTGCCCCATCGTCTTCCGCGGCCCGAACGGCGCTGCCGCCCGGGTGGCGGCCCAGCACAGCCAGGATTACGCGGCCTGGTATGCGCAGATCCCCGGCCTCAAGGTGGTGATGCCCTATTCGGCGGCCGATGCGAAGGGCCTGCTGAAGCAGGCGATCCGCGACCCGAACCCGGTGATCTTCCTGGAAAACGAGATCCTCTACGGCCGCAGCTTCGAGGTGCCGGATCTTGACGATTTCACCATCCCCTTCGGCAAGGCGAAGATCGTGCGCCCCGGCAAGGACGTGACCCTGGTCAGCTTCGGCATCGGCATGGTCCATGCGCTCGAAGCCGCCGAGAAACTGGCGTCGGAAGGCATCGAGGCAGAGGTGATCGACCTGCGCACCCTGCGCCCCATCGATTACGCCACGCTGATCGAATCGGTAAAGCGCACCAACCGTTGCGTGACGGTGGAGGAAGGCTTCCCGGTCGCCTCGATCGGCAACCACCTTTCGGCCCATATCATGGAGAACGCCTTCGACTATCTCGACGCGCCGGTGATCAACTGCACCGGCAAGGACGTGCCCATGCCCTATGCCGCGAACCTTGAAAAGCACGCGCTGATCACCTCGGACGAGGTCGTGGCCGCGGTCAAGAAAGTCACCTACCGTTAA
- the rpmE gene encoding 50S ribosomal protein L31 — MKADIHPDYHLIEVKMTDGTTYQVRSTWGKEGDTMSLDIDPTSHPAWTGGSAKLMDTGGRVSKFKNKYAGLGF; from the coding sequence ATGAAAGCAGACATCCATCCCGACTATCACCTGATCGAGGTCAAGATGACCGACGGCACCACCTATCAGGTGCGTTCGACCTGGGGCAAGGAAGGCGACACCATGTCGCTGGACATCGACCCGACCTCGCACCCCGCCTGGACCGGCGGCTCGGCCAAGCTGATGGACACCGGCGGCCGCGTGTCGAAGTTCAAGAACAAATACGCCGGCCTGGGCTTCTGA
- a CDS encoding efflux RND transporter permease subunit, whose product MNFSAWSIRHPVPPIAIFLVLMLMGFYSFSRLAVTAMPNIDLPLVSVVVSQPGAAPSELTRQVIQPIEDSIASITGVRHITSSATDSSARIYVEFELETDTDRAVNDVKDAVANVRADLPESIVEPLIHRIDVSGMAILTYAVSNSGMSIEQLSDFVDDVVSRDLSTVPGVASITRIGGADRQINVELDPDRIMAFGLTAAEISDQLRAKNIDMGGGRGDLAGTEYSIRALGSAGDVARLAATPILIGGGRTVRLDQLGSVTDGASEERKFALLDGQPVVAFGVFRASGESDLEAGDGTKARIAEIEARNPGTRITLIDDATTYTSGSYHSTMETLYEGAALAVVVVFLFLRNWRATLIAAVALPLSIIPTFFVMHWLGFTLNGISLLAITLVTGILVDDAIVEIENIVRHINMGVPAYEASMEAANEIGLTVIAISFSIVAVFAPVSFMGGIPGQYFKQFGLTVAVSVLFSLLVARLITPMLAAYFLRDNTRLAEERDGPVLRTLMAVLAWTLRHRGLTLLMGLGVFAGSIFSATLLPTEFIPASDVGRSQITIELPPGATVSETEAAARMISQRIGAVPEVRSVFVNGGEDDVAKAKLMVNYGPKEERERSSFVIEDELKRDLSQVPDLRINFQNEEGNADLQVSVLGDSEEGAAEAAERLMAAMKTLSTLEGVTSSASLQRPEIQIHPRPEVAAQLGVTASALATTLRVATLGDTESNLAKFNTGDKQIPIMVRLDETARRDLMTVRNLRVPSSAGQVPLEVVADVSISAGATEIGRYDRRYRTTVSANLAGGALLGPVNAQVTALQSQVELPAGTQIQPSGDAEIMAEVFQAFTVAMISGVLLTYVVLVLLFHNFVTPVSILMSLPLAIGGAILALFLTGNSISMAVVIGFLMLMGIVTKNAIMLVEFAVSSMDQGTEKRVAILDAVHKRARPIVMTTIAMTAGMVPSALGTGEGAEFSSPMAIAVIGGLLLSTLLSLLFVPSLFSVIHGGQVRVARWLRRRIGLNAAPEAAGE is encoded by the coding sequence ATGAACTTCTCGGCCTGGTCCATACGCCATCCGGTGCCGCCCATCGCGATCTTCCTCGTGCTGATGCTGATGGGGTTCTACAGCTTCAGCCGGCTGGCGGTCACGGCCATGCCGAATATCGACCTGCCGCTGGTCAGCGTCGTGGTCAGCCAGCCCGGCGCCGCCCCCAGCGAGCTGACGCGGCAGGTGATCCAGCCCATCGAGGATTCCATCGCCTCGATCACCGGCGTGCGGCACATCACCTCGTCCGCGACCGACAGTTCGGCCCGCATCTATGTCGAGTTCGAGCTGGAAACCGATACCGACCGCGCCGTCAACGACGTCAAGGACGCGGTGGCCAATGTCCGCGCCGACCTGCCGGAATCCATCGTCGAGCCGCTGATCCACCGCATCGACGTCAGCGGCATGGCGATCCTGACCTATGCCGTCAGCAATTCCGGCATGAGCATCGAGCAGCTGTCGGATTTCGTCGACGACGTGGTGTCGCGGGACCTGTCCACCGTGCCGGGCGTCGCCAGCATCACCCGCATCGGCGGCGCCGACCGCCAGATCAATGTCGAGCTGGACCCCGACCGCATCATGGCCTTCGGGCTGACGGCTGCCGAGATCTCGGACCAGCTGCGGGCCAAGAACATCGACATGGGCGGCGGCCGGGGCGATCTGGCCGGCACGGAATATTCCATCCGCGCGCTGGGATCGGCGGGCGACGTGGCCCGGCTGGCCGCGACGCCGATCCTGATCGGGGGCGGGCGCACGGTGCGGCTGGACCAGCTGGGCAGCGTCACCGACGGCGCCAGCGAGGAACGCAAGTTCGCGCTGCTCGACGGCCAGCCCGTGGTCGCCTTCGGCGTCTTCCGCGCCAGCGGCGAATCCGATCTGGAGGCCGGCGACGGCACCAAGGCCCGCATCGCCGAGATCGAGGCGCGCAATCCCGGCACCCGCATCACCCTGATCGACGATGCGACGACCTATACCTCGGGCAGCTACCATTCCACGATGGAGACGCTCTACGAGGGCGCGGCGCTGGCGGTGGTGGTGGTGTTCCTGTTCCTGAGGAACTGGCGGGCGACGCTGATCGCCGCCGTGGCGCTGCCCCTGTCGATCATCCCGACCTTCTTCGTCATGCATTGGCTGGGCTTCACGCTGAACGGCATCAGCCTGCTGGCGATCACCCTTGTCACCGGCATCCTGGTCGACGACGCCATCGTCGAGATCGAAAACATCGTGCGGCACATCAACATGGGCGTTCCCGCCTATGAGGCCAGCATGGAGGCCGCGAACGAGATCGGCCTGACCGTCATCGCCATCAGCTTCTCGATCGTCGCGGTCTTTGCCCCGGTCAGCTTCATGGGCGGGATCCCGGGCCAGTATTTCAAGCAATTCGGCTTGACCGTCGCGGTTTCGGTGCTGTTCTCGCTTCTGGTGGCGCGGCTGATCACGCCGATGCTGGCCGCCTATTTCCTGCGCGACAACACCCGCCTGGCCGAGGAGCGCGACGGGCCGGTGCTGCGGACGCTGATGGCGGTGCTGGCCTGGACGCTACGCCATCGCGGCCTGACGCTGCTGATGGGGCTGGGGGTCTTTGCCGGCTCGATCTTTTCCGCCACGCTGCTGCCGACCGAATTCATCCCGGCCTCGGATGTCGGCCGCAGCCAGATCACCATCGAATTGCCGCCCGGCGCCACGGTGTCGGAAACCGAGGCGGCGGCGCGGATGATCTCGCAGCGCATCGGCGCGGTGCCCGAGGTGCGCTCGGTCTTCGTCAATGGCGGAGAGGACGACGTGGCCAAGGCCAAGCTGATGGTCAATTACGGCCCCAAGGAAGAGCGCGAGCGGTCGAGCTTCGTCATCGAGGACGAGTTGAAGCGCGACCTGTCGCAGGTTCCGGACCTGCGGATCAACTTCCAGAACGAAGAGGGCAATGCCGACCTGCAGGTCTCGGTCCTTGGGGACAGCGAGGAGGGCGCGGCCGAGGCGGCCGAGCGGCTGATGGCGGCGATGAAGACCCTGTCCACGCTGGAGGGGGTCACATCCTCGGCCAGCCTGCAGCGGCCCGAGATCCAGATCCATCCGCGCCCCGAGGTCGCGGCGCAGCTGGGCGTCACCGCCAGCGCGCTGGCGACGACGCTGCGGGTGGCGACGCTGGGTGACACGGAATCGAACCTGGCCAAGTTCAACACCGGCGACAAGCAGATCCCGATCATGGTGCGGCTGGACGAGACCGCCCGGCGCGACCTGATGACGGTGCGCAACCTGCGGGTGCCAAGCTCGGCCGGGCAGGTGCCGCTGGAGGTGGTGGCGGATGTGTCGATCTCGGCCGGGGCGACCGAGATCGGGCGCTACGACCGGCGCTATCGCACCACGGTGTCGGCGAACCTGGCGGGCGGGGCGCTGCTGGGGCCGGTGAACGCGCAGGTCACGGCCTTGCAGAGCCAGGTGGAGCTGCCGGCGGGAACCCAGATCCAGCCTTCGGGCGATGCCGAGATCATGGCCGAGGTGTTCCAGGCCTTCACCGTGGCGATGATCTCGGGCGTGCTGCTGACCTATGTGGTGCTGGTGCTCTTGTTCCACAATTTCGTCACCCCGGTCTCGATCCTGATGTCGCTGCCGCTGGCCATCGGCGGCGCGATCCTGGCGCTGTTCCTGACCGGCAACTCCATCAGCATGGCGGTGGTGATCGGCTTCCTGATGCTGATGGGCATCGTGACCAAGAACGCCATCATGCTGGTGGAATTCGCCGTCAGCTCCATGGACCAGGGCACGGAGAAGCGTGTGGCGATCCTGGATGCGGTGCACAAGCGGGCCCGGCCCATCGTGATGACCACCATTGCCATGACGGCGGGCATGGTGCCCTCGGCCCTCGGCACCGGCGAGGGGGCCGAGTTCAGCTCGCCCATGGCCATCGCGGTGATCGGGGGGCTGCTGCTTTCGACGCTGCTGTCGCTGCTGTTCGTGCCGTCGCTGTTCTCGGTCATTCATGGCGGGCAGGTGCGGGTGGCGCGCTGGCTGCGGCGGCGGATCGGGCTGAACGCGGCGCCGGAGGCGGCGGGCGAGTGA
- the rplS gene encoding 50S ribosomal protein L19, translating to MNLIAQLEAEQIAALGKDIPDFKAGDTVRVGYKVTEGTRTRVQNYEGVVISRKGGGIGASFTVRKISFGEGVERVFPLYSTNIDSITVVRRGRVRRAKLYYLRDRRGKSARIAEVSNYKPKADAQA from the coding sequence ATGAACCTGATCGCCCAGTTGGAAGCCGAGCAGATCGCCGCGCTCGGCAAGGACATCCCCGATTTCAAGGCCGGCGACACCGTCCGCGTCGGCTACAAGGTGACCGAAGGCACCCGCACCCGCGTGCAGAACTACGAAGGCGTGGTCATCTCGCGCAAGGGCGGCGGCATCGGCGCCTCGTTCACCGTGCGCAAGATCTCGTTCGGCGAGGGCGTCGAGCGTGTCTTCCCGCTCTACTCGACCAATATCGACTCGATCACCGTGGTGCGCCGCGGCCGGGTCCGCCGCGCCAAGCTGTATTACCTGCGCGATCGCCGCGGCAAATCGGCCCGTATCGCCGAGGTCAGCAACTACAAGCCCAAAGCCGACGCTCAGGCCTGA
- the pdhA gene encoding pyruvate dehydrogenase (acetyl-transferring) E1 component subunit alpha, which translates to MVRKPAARQNTSNVSKDELLKYYRDMLLIRRFEEKAGQLYGMGLIGGFCHLYIGQEAVVVGLEAAAKEGDKRITSYRDHGHMLACGMEARGVMAELTGRIGGYSKGKGGSMHMFSREKHFYGGHGIVAAQVPLGAGLAFADKYLGNDNVTFVYFGDGASNQGQVYETYNMAELWELPVVFVIENNQYAMGTSMKRSTKSTTLFGRGESFGIKGEQVDGMDVLAVKAAGEKAVAHCRAGKGPYILEVMTYRYRGHSMSDPAKYRTREEVQKMRDERDAIEHVRELLLTGKHASEEDLKAIDKEIKDIVNDSAEFAKESPEPPLEELWTDIYAKEVPQGGAEQNA; encoded by the coding sequence ATGGTCAGAAAGCCCGCAGCCAGGCAGAACACGTCCAACGTGTCCAAGGACGAGCTGCTCAAATACTACCGCGACATGCTGTTGATCCGGCGATTCGAGGAAAAGGCCGGCCAGCTTTACGGCATGGGCCTGATCGGTGGCTTCTGCCATCTCTATATCGGGCAGGAGGCCGTCGTCGTCGGCCTCGAAGCCGCCGCCAAGGAAGGCGACAAGCGCATCACCTCCTATCGCGACCACGGCCACATGCTGGCCTGCGGCATGGAAGCCCGCGGCGTGATGGCCGAGCTGACCGGCCGCATCGGCGGCTATTCCAAGGGCAAGGGCGGCTCGATGCACATGTTCAGCCGCGAGAAGCATTTCTACGGCGGCCACGGCATCGTCGCGGCGCAGGTGCCGCTGGGTGCCGGCCTGGCCTTCGCCGACAAGTATCTCGGCAACGACAACGTCACCTTCGTTTATTTCGGCGACGGCGCCTCGAACCAGGGCCAGGTCTACGAGACCTACAACATGGCCGAGCTCTGGGAACTGCCGGTGGTCTTCGTCATCGAGAACAACCAGTATGCCATGGGCACCTCGATGAAGCGTTCGACCAAGTCGACCACGCTCTTCGGCCGCGGCGAATCCTTCGGCATCAAGGGCGAACAGGTGGACGGCATGGACGTGCTGGCGGTCAAGGCCGCGGGCGAGAAGGCCGTGGCGCATTGCCGCGCCGGCAAGGGGCCCTACATCCTCGAAGTCATGACCTATCGCTATCGCGGCCATTCCATGTCCGACCCGGCGAAATACCGCACCCGCGAGGAAGTGCAGAAGATGCGCGACGAGCGCGACGCCATCGAGCATGTGCGCGAGTTGCTGCTGACCGGCAAGCACGCCTCCGAAGAGGACCTCAAGGCCATCGACAAGGAAATCAAGGATATCGTGAACGATTCCGCCGAATTCGCCAAGGAAAGCCCCGAGCCGCCGCTGGAAGAGCTCTGGACCGATATCTACGCCAAGGAAGTGCCGCAGGGCGGCGCGGAACAGAACGCCTGA
- a CDS encoding septum formation initiator family protein, producing the protein MTQRLSISAIIFFVVMILLGVYFAYAAVQGPSGILRRVQLQAETQELVQQRDKLQAEVDRMRNLTRRLSDDYLDLDLLDERARDVLGLVRADEIIIR; encoded by the coding sequence ATGACCCAACGCCTGTCGATCAGCGCCATCATCTTCTTCGTCGTGATGATCCTTCTGGGCGTCTATTTCGCCTACGCGGCGGTGCAGGGCCCCTCGGGCATCCTGCGGCGGGTGCAGCTGCAGGCCGAAACGCAGGAACTGGTCCAGCAGCGCGACAAGCTGCAGGCCGAAGTGGACCGGATGCGCAACCTGACCCGGCGCCTGTCGGACGACTATCTCGACCTCGACCTGCTGGACGAACGCGCCCGCGACGTGCTGGGCCTGGTGCGCGCCGACGAGATCATCATCCGCTGA
- a CDS encoding division plane positioning ATPase MipZ, with product MAHIIVVGNEKGGSGKSTTSMHVATALARMGHRVGALDLDVRQRSFGRYLENRAAFAQREGLDLPMPLLGHLQPEIPGGPDPLSQAVAALDAECDFILLDCPGSHTKLSQMAHTLADTLITPMNDSFVDFDLLARLSPEGKILGPSIYAEMVWSARQLRGEAGAGPIDWLVLRNRLGTQAMHNKRKVGGALANLSRRIGFRVAPGFSERVIFRELFPRGLTLLDLKDIGTEQLSMSNIAARQELRDLIGELNLPGVSVSF from the coding sequence GTGGCGCATATCATCGTCGTCGGCAACGAAAAGGGCGGTTCGGGCAAGTCCACGACCTCGATGCATGTGGCGACCGCGCTGGCGCGCATGGGCCACCGGGTCGGGGCGCTGGATCTGGACGTGCGCCAGCGCAGCTTCGGCCGCTATCTCGAGAACCGCGCCGCCTTCGCGCAACGCGAGGGGCTGGATCTGCCGATGCCGCTGCTGGGCCATCTGCAGCCCGAGATTCCCGGCGGCCCGGACCCGCTGTCGCAGGCGGTCGCGGCGCTGGATGCCGAATGCGACTTCATCCTGCTGGACTGTCCCGGGTCGCATACGAAGCTCAGCCAGATGGCGCATACGCTGGCCGATACGCTGATCACGCCGATGAACGACAGTTTCGTCGATTTCGACCTGCTGGCGCGGCTGTCGCCCGAGGGCAAGATCCTCGGGCCTTCGATCTATGCCGAGATGGTCTGGTCCGCCCGCCAGCTGCGCGGCGAGGCGGGGGCGGGGCCGATCGACTGGCTGGTGCTGCGCAACCGGCTGGGCACGCAGGCGATGCACAACAAGCGCAAGGTCGGCGGCGCGCTGGCGAACCTGTCCAGGCGCATCGGCTTCCGCGTGGCGCCCGGTTTTTCCGAGCGGGTGATCTTCCGCGAGCTGTTTCCGCGCGGATTGACGCTTCTCGACCTCAAGGATATCGGCACGGAACAGCTCAGCATGTCCAACATCGCCGCGCGGCAGGAACTGCGCGACCTGATCGGCGAGTTGAACCTACCCGGCGTCAGCGTTTCCTTCTGA
- a CDS encoding efflux RND transporter periplasmic adaptor subunit — protein sequence MTAACRITRIAMLALAPSLGPAGMVMAETAGAVEQMELPVVTLATAERSWIEARVPVSGSLVARQEVQVHALVSGHEITGIEAEVGDRVKAGQVLARLSEDVLSAQLAQAEAEYQRAEAGVRQAESQIASAEASLTQAVAALERTRSLRQSGNASQAVLDQAIATEASARAASASASDGLGVARAAQAQAAAAQRIARLNLDHARIVAPVDGVVVARTARRGAIPGAGGEPLFTLIAGGEVELEADVIETALSQLKPGDTAEIAVAGLGRVEGKLRLVPAAVDPVTRLGLARIALEPDPRLRPGLFASGWIITDRREAVTVPSSAILADASGERVQVVKDGRIEAREVRAGLLWQGRREIVEGIAAGETVVARAGAFFRSGDQVRAAP from the coding sequence ATGACGGCAGCCTGCCGGATCACCCGGATCGCGATGCTGGCGCTTGCCCCGTCCCTGGGACCGGCCGGCATGGTCATGGCCGAGACCGCGGGCGCGGTCGAGCAGATGGAACTGCCCGTGGTGACACTGGCCACCGCCGAGCGCAGCTGGATCGAGGCGCGGGTGCCGGTCTCGGGCTCGCTGGTGGCGCGGCAGGAGGTGCAGGTCCATGCTCTCGTCTCGGGGCACGAGATCACCGGCATCGAGGCGGAGGTCGGCGACCGGGTCAAGGCCGGGCAGGTGCTGGCGCGGCTGTCCGAGGACGTGCTGTCGGCGCAGCTGGCCCAGGCCGAGGCCGAATATCAGCGCGCCGAGGCCGGGGTGCGGCAGGCCGAAAGCCAGATCGCCAGCGCCGAGGCCAGCCTGACCCAGGCCGTCGCGGCGCTGGAGCGCACCCGCAGCCTGCGGCAAAGCGGCAATGCCAGCCAGGCGGTGCTGGATCAGGCCATCGCCACCGAGGCTTCGGCGCGGGCGGCCTCGGCCTCGGCCTCGGACGGGCTGGGCGTGGCGCGGGCGGCGCAGGCCCAGGCCGCGGCGGCGCAGCGCATCGCGCGGCTGAACCTGGACCATGCCCGCATCGTCGCGCCGGTCGATGGCGTGGTGGTGGCGCGGACCGCCCGGCGGGGGGCCATCCCCGGCGCCGGAGGCGAGCCGCTGTTCACCCTGATCGCCGGCGGCGAGGTCGAGCTTGAGGCCGACGTGATCGAGACCGCGCTGAGCCAGCTGAAGCCGGGCGATACGGCCGAGATTGCGGTCGCGGGTCTTGGCCGCGTCGAGGGCAAGCTGCGGCTGGTGCCGGCCGCCGTCGATCCGGTGACGCGGCTTGGCCTGGCGCGGATCGCACTGGAGCCCGACCCGCGCCTGCGTCCGGGACTTTTCGCCAGCGGCTGGATCATCACCGACCGGCGCGAGGCGGTGACCGTGCCCAGCTCGGCCATCCTGGCGGATGCCTCGGGCGAGCGGGTGCAGGTGGTCAAGGACGGTCGGATCGAGGCGCGCGAGGTTCGCGCCGGCCTGCTCTGGCAAGGCCGGCGCGAGATCGTCGAAGGCATCGCGGCCGGCGAGACGGTGGTGGCCCGGGCCGGCGCCTTCTTCCGCAGCGGCGATCAGGTGCGGGCGGCGCCATGA
- the trmD gene encoding tRNA (guanosine(37)-N1)-methyltransferase TrmD, producing MTGGAMKSHGRLSIRASTQPRDLMAEPQVRGAWTAQVITLFPEAFPGVLGLSLTGRALSEGLWNLRSIDLRPFGIGRHRNVDDTPAGGGAGMVIRPDVMDAALREAGGDLPVIYLSPRGRPFTQARARQLAKGPGMTLICGRFEGVDQRVLDAHGIEEISIGDYVLTGGELAAQVLIDATVRLIPRVLGNQESLAEESFSPDHGGLLEHPQYTKPALWEGRAIPEVLLSGNHAAIASWRRDMAERLTKERRPDLWRAYEETRMDPAKDRQLSGASDQSRGYREHQEEP from the coding sequence ATGACCGGCGGGGCGATGAAATCCCACGGCCGGCTGTCGATCCGGGCCAGCACGCAGCCGCGCGATCTGATGGCCGAGCCGCAGGTCAGGGGCGCATGGACCGCACAGGTCATCACGCTTTTCCCCGAGGCTTTCCCGGGCGTTCTGGGGCTTTCCCTGACCGGAAGGGCGCTGTCGGAGGGGCTGTGGAACCTGCGCAGCATCGACCTGCGCCCCTTCGGCATCGGCCGCCACCGCAACGTGGACGACACGCCCGCCGGCGGCGGCGCCGGCATGGTGATCCGCCCCGACGTGATGGATGCGGCATTGCGCGAGGCGGGCGGGGACCTGCCGGTGATCTATCTTTCGCCGCGCGGCAGGCCCTTCACCCAGGCGCGGGCGCGGCAGCTGGCCAAGGGCCCGGGCATGACCCTGATCTGCGGCCGGTTCGAGGGCGTGGACCAGCGGGTGCTGGACGCCCATGGCATCGAGGAGATCAGCATCGGCGACTATGTCCTGACCGGCGGGGAACTGGCGGCTCAGGTCTTGATCGACGCGACGGTTCGCCTTATACCGCGCGTGCTGGGGAATCAGGAGTCTCTGGCCGAGGAATCCTTTTCCCCGGACCATGGCGGCCTGCTTGAACATCCGCAGTACACGAAGCCCGCCCTTTGGGAAGGCCGCGCGATCCCGGAAGTGCTTTTGTCCGGCAATCACGCGGCTATTGCCAGTTGGCGGCGCGACATGGCCGAAAGGCTGACCAAGGAACGCCGCCCCGACCTGTGGCGGGCATATGAGGAAACTCGTATGGACCCGGCAAAGGACCGACAGCTCTCGGGCGCATCAGACCAATCGCGGGGCTACCGCGAGCATCAAGAGGAACCATAG